One stretch of Streptomyces sp. NBC_00443 DNA includes these proteins:
- a CDS encoding alpha/beta hydrolase, translated as MIFRTTNPRTTRPALRKVRTTTALRPLQHRLDPARVEEIPFHTSDGVRLGLTRIDTGDRGRPAVLLLHGHTASADMFLLPETRNLVDVLLDAGYEPWLLDWRGSCRLPYNETGRRYTYDDVALYDIPEAVRHIRTRIGDRPLFAVAHCIGSLTLSLSMTAGLVPGLAGVVSQGVFLTPKLAGRTSLRMTLAGELLKSRIDHIPVDFRKVGLRSKYTPLFALASRKATCPDPTCQILHNSAWGTGASLFVHEHLTDTTHNRLADLLGPAPLWILPHLRRIELARTVVRWHDTDQRYRTLPQNALDAAARIDTPVLLLAGSENGLWLDSQELCRDVLAHRQPQLDVTYTEIPGYGHLDTFLGRGAALDVFGHILDFLDERR; from the coding sequence ATGATCTTCCGGACGACGAACCCCAGGACCACCAGGCCGGCCCTGCGCAAGGTCAGGACCACCACGGCCCTGCGCCCCCTCCAGCACCGCCTCGACCCGGCCAGGGTCGAGGAGATCCCGTTCCACACCAGCGACGGCGTACGCCTCGGCCTGACCCGCATCGACACCGGCGACCGGGGCCGTCCCGCTGTCCTGCTCCTGCATGGACACACCGCCTCGGCCGACATGTTCCTGCTGCCCGAGACCCGCAACCTGGTCGACGTCCTGCTGGACGCGGGCTACGAGCCCTGGCTGCTCGACTGGCGAGGCAGCTGCCGCCTCCCGTACAACGAGACGGGCCGCCGCTACACCTACGACGACGTCGCCCTGTACGACATCCCCGAGGCCGTCCGCCACATCCGCACCCGCATCGGCGACCGCCCCCTGTTCGCCGTCGCCCACTGCATCGGCTCCCTCACCCTCTCCCTGAGCATGACGGCGGGCCTGGTCCCCGGACTTGCCGGGGTGGTGTCCCAGGGCGTGTTCCTCACGCCGAAGCTCGCGGGTCGCACCTCCCTGCGCATGACGCTGGCCGGGGAGCTGCTGAAGTCCCGTATCGACCACATCCCGGTCGACTTCCGCAAGGTCGGCCTGCGGTCGAAGTACACCCCGCTGTTCGCCCTCGCCTCGCGCAAGGCGACCTGCCCGGACCCCACCTGCCAGATCCTGCACAACTCGGCGTGGGGAACCGGGGCGTCCCTTTTCGTCCACGAGCACCTGACCGACACGACCCACAACCGCCTCGCCGACCTCCTCGGCCCCGCCCCGCTCTGGATCCTGCCGCACCTGCGCCGCATCGAACTGGCCCGCACCGTCGTGCGCTGGCACGACACCGACCAGCGCTACCGGACCCTCCCGCAGAACGCCCTGGACGCGGCGGCCCGCATCGACACCCCTGTCCTGCTCCTGGCGGGCAGCGAGAACGGCCTGTGGCTCGACTCCCAGGAGCTGTGCCGCGACGTCCTAGCCCACCGTCAGCCGCAACTGGACGTGACGTACACCGAGATCCCCGGCTACGGCCACCTGGACACGTTCCTCGGCAGGGGAGCGGCCCTCGACGTGTTCGGGCACATCCTCGATTTCCTGGACGAACGGCGGTGA
- a CDS encoding class I SAM-dependent methyltransferase, whose protein sequence is MTETSAMKAAEFWEARYRDRDGRLWSGRPNALLVREAAGLAPGSALDLGCGEGGDAVWLASRGWRVTGVDIAHTALERAALHAAEAGVSDLTTWERHVLGETFPEGSFDLVNAQFLQSPVALDQQRVLRQAAAAVAAGGTLLIVMHAGWPSWQTEPPFDAEFPTLRGVLDELALPEADWSVETLDTVRKPSESPEGLEGYRDDHVWRLRRTA, encoded by the coding sequence ATGACCGAGACATCCGCAATGAAGGCAGCCGAGTTCTGGGAGGCCCGCTATCGCGACCGCGACGGGCGTCTGTGGAGCGGCCGCCCCAACGCCCTGCTCGTGCGTGAAGCCGCCGGCCTCGCGCCGGGAAGCGCGCTCGACCTCGGTTGCGGCGAAGGGGGCGACGCGGTGTGGCTCGCCTCGCGCGGCTGGCGGGTCACCGGCGTCGACATCGCGCACACGGCTCTGGAACGTGCCGCCCTGCACGCAGCCGAGGCAGGCGTGAGCGACCTTACGACCTGGGAACGGCACGTACTCGGAGAGACGTTCCCCGAAGGTTCCTTCGACCTGGTGAACGCGCAGTTCCTGCAGTCACCGGTCGCCCTGGACCAGCAGCGGGTTCTGCGCCAGGCCGCAGCGGCGGTCGCGGCGGGCGGCACCTTGCTGATCGTCATGCACGCCGGCTGGCCGTCCTGGCAGACCGAGCCACCCTTCGATGCGGAGTTCCCCACCCTGCGGGGCGTCCTCGACGAACTCGCCCTGCCGGAGGCCGACTGGAGCGTGGAGACGCTGGACACGGTACGCAAGCCGAGCGAGTCACCCGAGGGGCTGGAAGGCTACCGGGACGACCACGTGTGGCGGCTTCGGCGCACCGCCTGA
- a CDS encoding maleylpyruvate isomerase family mycothiol-dependent enzyme, with the protein MTSLPFDRYCDAIVSETERLNAHVRGTDMTSPVPSCPGWNLGRLLRHVGGDHRWAEEIVRTRATGPVPGDGVNDVTAYTHEAEAFLVPWLVEGASRLSATLRAAGPDAQAWNPSDERSAPVAFWARRMTYETALHRADAALATGADFALDGDLAVDAVQEWLEFSTFPEAFEPGPDLPELLGADRRLHFDATDAGEWLVDLTGKQPVWRPGPGDATATARGPVTDLLLYFYRRPTAAVGTQGDTALLDLWRTRAGFWLEAPGE; encoded by the coding sequence ATGACCTCGCTGCCCTTCGACCGCTACTGCGACGCGATCGTCTCCGAAACGGAGCGGCTCAACGCCCATGTGCGCGGCACGGACATGACCTCCCCGGTGCCCTCCTGCCCCGGCTGGAACCTCGGCCGGCTGTTGCGGCACGTGGGCGGCGACCACCGCTGGGCCGAGGAGATCGTACGGACCCGTGCCACCGGTCCGGTCCCCGGTGACGGCGTGAACGACGTGACCGCGTACACCCATGAGGCCGAGGCGTTCCTGGTCCCATGGCTCGTCGAGGGCGCGTCACGGCTCAGCGCCACCCTCCGCGCCGCCGGCCCCGACGCACAGGCGTGGAACCCGTCCGACGAGCGGTCGGCGCCGGTGGCGTTCTGGGCCCGGCGCATGACCTACGAGACCGCCCTGCACCGGGCCGACGCCGCCCTGGCGACGGGGGCTGACTTCGCGCTCGACGGCGACCTCGCCGTCGACGCGGTGCAGGAATGGCTGGAGTTCTCGACGTTCCCCGAGGCGTTCGAGCCGGGTCCGGACCTGCCCGAACTGCTAGGCGCGGACCGCAGGCTCCACTTCGACGCGACCGACGCCGGAGAATGGCTCGTCGACCTCACGGGCAAGCAGCCCGTCTGGCGCCCCGGACCCGGCGACGCCACCGCGACCGCGCGCGGCCCGGTGACCGACCTTCTCCTGTACTTCTACCGTCGGCCGACAGCCGCCGTCGGAACGCAGGGCGACACCGCACTCCTCGACCTCTGGCGCACGCGCGCGGGCTTCTGGCTGGAGGCGCCGGGGGAGTGA
- a CDS encoding glycerol-3-phosphate dehydrogenase/oxidase, with protein MSAARRSHELAEAVGGPAVDVLVVGLGATGAGVALDAAARGLSVVAVDAHDLAFGTSRFSSKLIHGGLRYLASAQLDVAHESAVERGVLMERTAPHLVRAQPFVLPLTPLVSRGQSALAWAGFRAGDTLRLAARTARATLPAPRRLSVVETRHLAPALRTQGLRGGLLSWDGRLTDDARLVTAIARTAAAREARILTRVRALELTASGARIRDELTGEEGEIRARAVINASGVWAGDLVEGIRIRPSRGTHLVLRSDRLGALPAGLHVPVPGETNRFVLVLPQGDGRVYVGLTDEPVEGDIPDVPEVPETDIGFLLDVLGSVLDLPVQRDDVVGAFAGLRPLLDTTPTTRSGSAPRTADISRRHAVVTSPDGVITVVGGKLTTYRRMAQDAVDAAVTARRLTAGPSPTATLPLVGAASPATLGSLQAPHRLIQRYGTEAPAIHALAAQDPRLAEPVLPGHPVTNAELLWAVRHEGALDEADLLDRRTRIGLVPADRAAALEAVRQVWSDVSV; from the coding sequence CTGTCCGCCGCCCGGCGCTCGCACGAACTGGCCGAGGCCGTCGGCGGTCCGGCCGTGGACGTCCTGGTCGTCGGGCTGGGCGCGACGGGTGCCGGGGTCGCCCTGGACGCCGCGGCCCGCGGTCTGTCGGTGGTCGCCGTCGACGCGCACGACCTGGCCTTCGGCACCTCGCGCTTCAGCAGCAAGCTCATCCACGGCGGGCTGCGCTATCTCGCCTCGGCCCAGCTCGACGTGGCCCACGAAAGCGCCGTCGAGCGCGGCGTGTTGATGGAGCGCACGGCACCGCATCTGGTGCGGGCCCAGCCCTTCGTGCTTCCCCTGACACCCCTGGTCTCCCGGGGCCAGTCCGCCCTGGCCTGGGCCGGATTCCGCGCCGGTGACACTCTTCGCCTGGCGGCACGCACGGCTCGCGCCACCCTGCCCGCCCCACGGCGGCTCTCCGTGGTGGAGACCCGGCACCTCGCCCCCGCCCTGCGCACCCAGGGCCTGCGCGGCGGCTTGCTGTCCTGGGACGGCCGGCTCACCGACGACGCCCGCCTGGTGACCGCGATCGCCCGCACCGCCGCCGCACGCGAAGCACGCATCCTGACCCGGGTCAGGGCTCTGGAACTCACCGCGTCCGGCGCCCGCATACGTGACGAACTCACGGGCGAGGAAGGCGAGATCAGGGCCCGGGCCGTGATCAACGCGTCCGGCGTCTGGGCGGGCGACCTGGTCGAGGGCATCCGGATCCGCCCCTCACGCGGCACCCACCTCGTCCTGCGCTCCGACCGCCTCGGTGCCCTGCCCGCAGGGCTGCACGTCCCGGTCCCCGGCGAGACCAACCGTTTCGTCCTCGTCCTGCCCCAGGGCGACGGCCGCGTCTATGTCGGGCTCACCGACGAGCCCGTCGAGGGCGACATCCCCGACGTTCCCGAAGTGCCCGAGACGGACATCGGCTTCCTCCTCGACGTCCTCGGCTCCGTCCTGGACCTCCCCGTCCAACGCGACGACGTCGTGGGCGCGTTCGCGGGTCTTCGCCCTCTGCTCGACACCACCCCGACGACACGCTCCGGCTCGGCTCCGCGGACCGCCGACATCTCCCGTCGGCACGCAGTGGTCACCTCGCCGGACGGCGTGATCACCGTGGTCGGCGGCAAGCTCACCACCTACCGGCGCATGGCCCAGGACGCCGTCGACGCGGCCGTCACCGCGCGCCGGCTCACCGCCGGCCCCTCCCCCACGGCCACCCTGCCCCTCGTCGGCGCCGCATCTCCCGCCACCCTCGGCTCCCTCCAGGCGCCACACCGCCTCATCCAGCGCTACGGCACCGAGGCACCCGCCATCCACGCACTCGCCGCCCAGGATCCCCGCCTGGCCGAACCCGTGCTGCCGGGGCATCCCGTCACCAACGCCGAACTGCTGTGGGCCGTACGCCACGAAGGCGCCCTGGACGAGGCCGACCTGCTCGACCGGCGCACCCGAATCGGCCTGGTGCCGGCCGATCGCGCGGCGGCGCTGGAGGCCGTACGCCAGGTCTGGTCCGACGTGTCAGTCTGA
- a CDS encoding lipoprotein yields MLVGAGHVRRRLAQVALLAGVLTGCSGAAEDDTKASASASTSASASAEAASDGDTAVKRGGTIGAAGSDCELPVTFDIAQYWEAEAVDAGTGKDKAGGSGEGSGDSEDSELAQEIADALLHQGPVTAACEVDAKPAGNIGFLRIWTGEPGDDDARTVLEAFLADENSVSKAKYSAFKAGDLSGAEVKYLVTSKLLEETKEETALAVTTEKGPVVIHLGGMDTEEHRAMLPAYELAKKTLRVG; encoded by the coding sequence ATGTTGGTGGGGGCGGGACACGTACGGCGCCGGCTGGCGCAGGTGGCATTGCTGGCAGGGGTGCTGACGGGCTGTTCGGGGGCGGCCGAGGACGACACGAAGGCGTCGGCGAGCGCATCGACTTCGGCGTCCGCGTCGGCCGAGGCGGCGAGTGACGGTGATACGGCGGTGAAGCGCGGGGGCACCATCGGCGCCGCCGGATCGGACTGCGAGCTCCCTGTCACCTTCGACATCGCCCAGTACTGGGAGGCGGAGGCCGTCGACGCCGGGACGGGGAAGGACAAGGCGGGTGGCAGCGGTGAGGGGTCCGGCGACTCCGAGGACAGCGAGCTGGCCCAGGAGATCGCCGACGCGCTGCTGCACCAGGGCCCTGTCACGGCCGCCTGCGAGGTGGACGCGAAGCCTGCGGGGAACATCGGCTTCCTGCGTATCTGGACGGGCGAACCGGGCGACGACGACGCACGCACCGTGCTGGAGGCCTTCCTGGCCGACGAGAACAGCGTGAGCAAGGCCAAGTACAGCGCCTTCAAGGCGGGTGATCTCTCCGGTGCCGAGGTGAAGTACCTCGTCACGAGCAAGCTCCTGGAGGAGACGAAGGAGGAGACCGCCCTGGCCGTCACCACCGAGAAGGGGCCGGTCGTCATCCACCTCGGCGGGATGGACACCGAGGAACACCGGGCGATGCTGCCGGCATACGAACTGGCCAAGAAGACGCTGCGGGTCGGCTGA
- a CDS encoding SRPBCC family protein translates to MSEIVDELNRLHRQVGARQVEAGEARTVLLRRTYDAELADVWDAVTSPERISRWFLPVSGEFKVGGRYQLEGNAGGEILECEEPTRLRVSWLYGPDPGFSEVEVRITPEGEEGTVLELEHVAVVPDEFWDQFGPGAVGVGWDLGLMGLAMHLAGGGMSKEESEAWQLSDEGKAYATRSGELWGEAYTASGADGQVVAATTTATIAFYTGAGS, encoded by the coding sequence ATGAGTGAGATCGTCGACGAGTTGAACCGCCTGCACCGGCAGGTCGGTGCACGGCAGGTCGAGGCGGGCGAGGCCCGTACGGTGCTGCTGCGGCGCACGTACGACGCCGAGTTGGCCGACGTGTGGGACGCGGTGACGTCGCCTGAGCGGATCAGCCGCTGGTTCCTGCCCGTCAGCGGGGAGTTCAAGGTCGGCGGGCGCTACCAGCTGGAGGGCAACGCCGGTGGCGAGATCCTCGAATGCGAGGAGCCCACGCGGCTGCGCGTGAGCTGGCTGTACGGGCCCGACCCGGGGTTCAGCGAGGTCGAGGTGCGGATCACGCCGGAGGGCGAGGAGGGCACGGTGCTGGAGCTGGAGCACGTGGCCGTCGTGCCGGACGAGTTCTGGGACCAGTTCGGACCGGGGGCCGTGGGCGTCGGCTGGGACCTCGGGCTGATGGGCCTCGCCATGCACCTCGCCGGCGGCGGGATGAGCAAGGAGGAGTCCGAGGCCTGGCAGCTCTCGGACGAGGGCAAGGCGTACGCGACCCGGTCCGGCGAGCTGTGGGGCGAGGCCTACACCGCCTCGGGCGCCGATGGACAGGTCGTGGCGGCCACGACGACGGCGACGATCGCGTTCTACACCGGAGCGGGGTCGTAG
- a CDS encoding HAD-IIIC family phosphatase: protein MTTVAEAPYHHVLAGLRDPSGVFADPGTTAGVVLLRATDLQRFGPVDDALLAELRTAYPAALRAVAERTRKPLIVGFLPAAPGEDRLRRWEEGIAAEVAEVPGIAVLGPDEWTRHHPVEERFDARTERLAHLPFTPHFQAAVALRLAEVVRAVRRPVPKVIAVDGDETLWGGVAGEIGPEAVDLTGPRDLLARRLLQWRAAGALLVLISNNDEDTVRAVLDRPDSPLKAEHFSVLSAAWGPKPTRLADVAQTLNLGLDSFLFLDDNPAEIAKMRSALPQVLSVTSPSVAELPEFLRRLWPLVPAAATAEDALRARFYEQERERDAVREQASFEEFLDQLELEVDIRALADADVQRTEQLVARTNQFTLRARSTDGGDVARWREHGEVWTASARDRFGDYGQIGLLALHRQGDQLDVPAWLMSCRALGRGVEERLLQWLADRAEQLDCAKVRLTAERTPRNTPARRLLSALGGGDQDDDRLETVVTPEQLRAFRSWRRQ from the coding sequence ATGACGACCGTCGCCGAGGCCCCGTACCACCACGTGCTGGCCGGCCTGCGCGACCCGTCCGGCGTGTTCGCCGACCCCGGCACGACGGCGGGCGTCGTACTCCTGCGGGCGACGGACCTGCAACGCTTCGGCCCCGTCGACGACGCCCTGCTGGCCGAACTGCGCACCGCCTACCCGGCCGCCCTGCGTGCGGTGGCCGAGCGCACCCGCAAGCCGCTGATCGTCGGCTTCCTGCCCGCCGCGCCGGGTGAGGACCGTTTGCGGCGGTGGGAAGAGGGGATCGCCGCCGAGGTGGCGGAGGTGCCGGGCATCGCGGTGCTCGGTCCCGACGAGTGGACCCGCCACCATCCCGTCGAGGAACGCTTCGACGCGCGCACCGAACGCCTGGCCCACCTCCCGTTCACCCCGCACTTCCAGGCAGCCGTGGCCCTCCGCCTCGCCGAGGTCGTACGGGCGGTCCGGCGCCCGGTGCCGAAGGTGATCGCAGTCGACGGCGACGAGACCCTGTGGGGCGGCGTGGCCGGGGAGATCGGCCCCGAGGCCGTGGACCTGACCGGGCCGCGAGACCTGCTGGCCCGCCGGTTGCTGCAGTGGCGCGCGGCGGGCGCCCTGCTCGTCCTGATCAGCAACAACGACGAGGACACGGTCCGCGCCGTACTGGACCGCCCGGACAGCCCGTTGAAGGCCGAGCACTTCAGCGTGCTCTCCGCGGCCTGGGGGCCGAAGCCGACTCGCCTGGCGGACGTGGCGCAGACGCTCAACCTGGGCCTGGACAGCTTCCTGTTCCTCGACGACAACCCGGCCGAGATCGCCAAGATGCGCTCGGCGCTGCCGCAGGTGCTGTCGGTGACCAGCCCCTCGGTCGCCGAACTCCCGGAGTTCCTGCGTCGGTTGTGGCCGCTGGTACCCGCCGCCGCAACGGCCGAGGACGCGCTGCGGGCGCGGTTCTACGAGCAGGAGCGGGAGCGGGACGCCGTACGCGAACAGGCGAGCTTCGAGGAGTTCCTGGACCAGCTGGAACTGGAGGTCGACATCAGGGCCCTGGCCGACGCCGACGTCCAGCGGACGGAGCAACTCGTCGCCCGCACCAACCAGTTCACCCTCCGTGCCCGCTCCACCGACGGCGGCGACGTCGCTCGGTGGCGCGAACACGGTGAGGTCTGGACCGCATCGGCCCGTGACAGGTTCGGCGACTACGGCCAGATCGGCCTGCTCGCCCTGCACCGCCAGGGTGACCAACTCGATGTGCCGGCCTGGCTGATGAGCTGCCGTGCACTCGGCCGGGGCGTCGAGGAGCGGCTGCTGCAATGGCTGGCCGACCGCGCCGAGCAACTGGACTGCGCGAAGGTTCGCCTCACAGCGGAGCGCACGCCGCGCAACACCCCGGCCCGCCGTCTGCTGTCGGCGCTGGGCGGCGGCGACCAGGACGACGACCGACTGGAGACCGTGGTCACGCCGGAGCAACTGCGGGCGTTCCGCTCGTGGCGGCGGCAGTGA
- a CDS encoding ArsR/SmtB family transcription factor, which produces MHAFDVLGDPVRRRILELLATGEQASGDISAVIQDEFGISQPAVSQHLRVLRESGFASVRAEGTRRLYAVDAAPLREVDAWLERFRGFWEQRLDALGTELARGKRERRLRKGASGDE; this is translated from the coding sequence GTGCACGCATTCGATGTGCTGGGTGATCCGGTCAGGCGCCGGATATTGGAGCTGCTCGCGACCGGCGAGCAGGCATCGGGCGACATCAGCGCCGTGATCCAGGACGAGTTCGGAATCTCCCAGCCGGCCGTGTCGCAGCACCTGCGGGTGCTGCGCGAGAGCGGCTTCGCGTCCGTGCGGGCGGAGGGCACGCGCCGGCTGTACGCCGTCGACGCCGCGCCGCTGCGCGAGGTGGACGCATGGCTGGAGAGGTTCCGCGGCTTCTGGGAACAGCGGCTCGACGCCCTCGGAACGGAACTCGCACGAGGCAAGCGCGAGCGCAGGCTGAGAAAGGGAGCGAGCGGGGATGAGTGA
- a CDS encoding SDR family oxidoreductase has product MLLDLLRHSDAHVYCLVRAADEEAAASRLGDALKSYALPWSSEVRRRVTVLPGDMRDPHLGLSDDLWNSLAQELDSVVGVAAAVDFLRGYQSLRSSNVLGALTLAELAATGRPKPLHHISSIAVFNEVGIPSMGEDDPFAHIDRLIAGYDQTKWAAEVALRRARDHGLVVTALRPGGIGGHSKTGAYNPQDLSSGLISAFGRFRTVPAFRYLNAAPVDWVSRVAVAAICEPDAWGFDYNLTGVPNTLDDVVQDMALGGMHVRVQDWDEWRTDALARLQADPVPELGFLTRVLQSPTALKLCEATLKGPAAVADRTTALVEALGLQPAARYDARAQLKTFERLAGDGLARLPHKDDQPYLWFDETTEGSVGPVGAAADMPCSMSLTLSIASMHQLVTDRRVDVGGQVTCPAVHPEPLTVERGDIWIRPEEGIPHHHGLRHQLLRYRMELTDADGGRWWLEGHKYARARRDVWRQTRALTVELGREGEPASLAGEVVVPADSYVRDQIDGIKVDPRLTSQEKRAAKLTWLAWFGLEMGRGLLGPFARAAADLLDLRRTQTPTEHHR; this is encoded by the coding sequence ATGCTCCTGGACCTGCTGCGCCACAGCGACGCCCACGTCTACTGCCTGGTCCGTGCCGCCGACGAGGAGGCGGCCGCCTCCCGGCTCGGCGACGCGCTCAAGAGCTACGCGCTGCCCTGGTCGTCAGAGGTCCGCCGCCGCGTCACCGTGCTCCCCGGCGACATGCGCGACCCCCACCTGGGCCTGTCCGACGACCTCTGGAACAGCCTCGCCCAGGAGCTGGACAGCGTCGTCGGCGTCGCGGCCGCGGTGGACTTCCTGCGCGGGTACCAGTCCCTGCGCAGCAGCAACGTCCTCGGCGCCCTCACCCTGGCCGAACTCGCCGCGACCGGACGCCCCAAGCCCCTGCACCACATCTCCTCGATCGCCGTCTTCAACGAGGTCGGCATCCCGTCCATGGGCGAGGACGACCCGTTCGCGCACATCGACCGCCTGATCGCCGGCTACGACCAGACCAAGTGGGCCGCGGAGGTCGCCCTGCGCAGGGCCCGAGACCACGGCCTGGTCGTCACCGCCCTGCGCCCCGGCGGAATCGGCGGCCACAGCAAGACCGGCGCCTACAACCCCCAGGACCTCAGCAGCGGCCTCATCTCGGCCTTCGGCCGGTTCCGCACTGTCCCCGCGTTCCGCTACCTCAACGCCGCCCCGGTCGACTGGGTCAGCCGCGTCGCGGTCGCCGCCATCTGCGAACCCGACGCCTGGGGCTTCGACTACAACCTCACCGGCGTGCCCAACACCCTCGACGACGTCGTCCAGGACATGGCGCTAGGCGGCATGCACGTCCGCGTACAGGACTGGGACGAGTGGCGCACCGACGCCCTGGCCCGTCTACAGGCCGACCCGGTCCCCGAACTGGGCTTCCTCACCCGCGTGTTGCAGAGCCCCACCGCCCTGAAGCTGTGCGAGGCGACCCTGAAGGGTCCGGCCGCCGTCGCCGACCGCACCACGGCACTGGTGGAGGCACTCGGCCTCCAGCCGGCCGCCCGCTACGACGCCCGCGCCCAGCTGAAGACGTTCGAACGCCTCGCCGGCGACGGTCTGGCCCGCCTCCCGCACAAGGACGACCAGCCCTACCTCTGGTTCGACGAGACCACCGAGGGCAGCGTCGGCCCCGTCGGCGCCGCGGCCGACATGCCTTGCTCGATGTCTCTGACCCTCTCCATCGCGAGCATGCACCAGCTGGTGACGGACCGCCGAGTCGACGTAGGCGGCCAGGTCACCTGCCCGGCCGTGCACCCCGAGCCGCTGACCGTGGAACGCGGCGACATCTGGATCCGCCCCGAGGAAGGCATCCCGCACCACCACGGCCTGCGCCACCAGCTCCTGCGCTACCGCATGGAGTTGACGGACGCCGACGGTGGCCGCTGGTGGCTGGAGGGCCACAAGTACGCCCGCGCCCGCCGCGACGTCTGGCGCCAGACCCGGGCCCTCACCGTGGAGCTCGGCCGCGAGGGCGAACCGGCGAGCCTGGCCGGCGAGGTCGTCGTCCCCGCGGACTCCTACGTGCGCGACCAGATCGACGGCATCAAGGTCGACCCGCGCCTCACCAGCCAGGAGAAACGCGCCGCCAAGCTGACCTGGCTCGCCTGGTTCGGCCTGGAGATGGGCCGCGGCCTGCTCGGCCCCTTCGCCCGCGCCGCCGCGGACCTGCTCGACCTGCGCCGTACCCAGACCCCCACGGAGCACCACCGATGA
- a CDS encoding endo-1,4-beta-xylanase, whose product MVTRTSIDPPPERRPRRSRTRTALALGMAGLLAAGGVTALAGTAEAAGTLGTAAAEKGRYFGAAVAANHLGEAPYASTLNTEFNSVTPENEMKWDATERTRGTFTFGSADQVVNHAQSRGMKVRGHTLVWHSQLPGWVAGLGTADLRSAMNNHITQVMQHYKGKIHSWDVVNEAFQDGSSGARRSSPFQDKLGNGFIEEAFRTARAADPAAKLCYNDYNTDGVNAKSNAVYNLVRDFKSRGVPIDCVGFQSHFNSASPVPSDYQANLQRFADLGVDVQITELDIEGSGTAQANSYTNVTRACLAVSRCTGITVWGVTDKYSWRASGTPLLFDGNYNKKPAYNAVLTALGGSSSGGGTPGAACTATYSKAEEWSDRFNGKVTITAGSSGIGNWTATVTVTPPQKVSATWNGTPSWDAGGNVMTMRPNGNGTLAAGASTSFGFTVMKNGTDAAPVIGSCTAS is encoded by the coding sequence ATGGTGACCCGCACATCCATCGACCCGCCTCCCGAGCGTCGCCCTCGCCGCTCGCGCACCCGCACCGCACTGGCCCTCGGCATGGCGGGCCTGCTCGCCGCCGGCGGCGTCACCGCCCTCGCGGGCACCGCCGAGGCCGCCGGCACGCTCGGCACCGCGGCAGCCGAGAAGGGCCGCTACTTCGGCGCCGCCGTCGCCGCGAACCACCTGGGCGAAGCCCCGTACGCCTCGACGCTCAACACCGAGTTCAACTCGGTCACGCCGGAGAACGAGATGAAGTGGGACGCCACCGAGCGCACCCGCGGCACGTTCACCTTCGGCTCCGCCGACCAGGTCGTGAACCACGCCCAGAGCAGGGGCATGAAGGTCCGCGGCCACACGCTGGTCTGGCACTCCCAGCTGCCGGGCTGGGTCGCCGGCCTCGGCACCGCAGACCTCAGATCGGCGATGAACAACCACATCACGCAGGTCATGCAGCACTACAAGGGCAAGATCCACTCCTGGGACGTCGTCAACGAGGCCTTCCAGGACGGCAGTAGCGGCGCGCGGCGCAGCTCGCCCTTCCAGGACAAGCTGGGCAACGGCTTCATCGAGGAGGCGTTCCGCACCGCCCGCGCCGCGGACCCCGCCGCCAAGCTCTGCTACAACGACTACAACACCGACGGCGTCAACGCGAAGAGCAATGCCGTCTACAACCTGGTCAGGGACTTCAAGTCCCGCGGCGTACCGATCGACTGCGTCGGCTTCCAGTCCCACTTCAACAGCGCCTCCCCGGTCCCGTCCGACTACCAGGCCAACCTCCAGCGCTTCGCCGACCTCGGCGTCGACGTGCAGATCACCGAGCTGGACATCGAGGGCTCGGGCACGGCACAGGCCAACAGCTACACCAACGTCACACGCGCCTGCCTCGCCGTCTCGCGCTGCACCGGCATCACCGTCTGGGGCGTCACCGACAAGTACTCCTGGCGCGCCAGTGGAACGCCCCTGCTGTTCGACGGCAACTACAACAAGAAGCCGGCGTACAACGCGGTCCTGACCGCGCTGGGCGGCTCCTCCTCCGGTGGCGGCACCCCCGGCGCCGCCTGCACGGCCACCTACAGCAAGGCCGAAGAATGGAGTGACCGCTTCAACGGCAAGGTCACCATCACCGCGGGGAGTTCAGGGATCGGCAACTGGACCGCGACCGTCACCGTGACACCCCCGCAGAAGGTCTCCGCGACCTGGAACGGCACGCCCAGCTGGGACGCCGGCGGCAACGTCATGACGATGAGGCCGAACGGCAACGGCACCCTGGCCGCCGGAGCCTCGACGAGCTTCGGCTTCACGGTCATGAAGAACGGCACCGACGCGGCCCCGGTGATCGGCTCCTGCACGGCTTCCTGA